The Aspergillus luchuensis IFO 4308 DNA, chromosome 7, nearly complete sequence genome has a segment encoding these proteins:
- a CDS encoding SAP domain protein (COG:S;~EggNog:ENOG410PP6Z;~InterPro:IPR034257,IPR003034,IPR032552,IPR036361;~PFAM:PF02037), giving the protein MTDYSKWKVTDLKAELKRRGIAQTGLRVKQQIIDRLVEEDGRDEKDAVTNGEPAAEEDVAPQEAQPVDAKQPEPEPEPAADAPTQPEATETEVKDKQIEEPPQEQEQPQAQTEEQGDAVPESKPEPVTDEAPAGRPAEQEQQQEQPEQPAQESPKPEEPAQPVDSTTIDQPADTSVPQDQTENDTAAAPVEQAPGEAAPEQSEDMQPKPTEPAASGETAVPPAAVPSEMNTGLSTPLPTEEVLEDRRKRKRRSQSPVPTPEALASKKAKALDETPRVVLPEDQVSVDKEREAREDGAPGPQETPEERAGRETAPEEAPPVQDETSKKGAPLKHDVRFKGLFAAKETEQTRPVSPPPADAVMEDADVEPAVHAATAALYVGGLMRPLQPVALKNHLVSLASPPDASPNPDVVVDFYLDPIKTHCFASFTSVSAASRVRTALHGTVWPNERNRKTLFVDFIPEDKLSLWIEKEEGSRQRGGPPARWEVRYEPTDDGVEAVLEEVDPRSASSQHTRAPDASGFSRPPPTGPRAEMGAPRRPSGSVTADSSSRPGQGFKPLDELFMSTTTKPKLYYLPVPREVADRRLDRFDDLLRKGEFPRRGGDERRRITFEDEDFFVDNGPDFGGGRNRRGRGRGGRGRGGFGDSWRDDRRSRY; this is encoded by the coding sequence ATGACCGACTATTCGAAATGGAAGGTGACCGATCTTAAAGCCGAGCTGAAGCGGCGCGGCATTGCGCAGACCGGTCTCCGCGTGAAACAACAGATTATTGACCgattggtggaggaagacggCCGCGATGAAAAGGATGCTGTCACGAATGGAGAGCCGGCCGCCGAAGAGGATGTTGCGCCGCAGGAAGCGCAGCCCGTCGACGCGAAGCAgccagaaccagagccagagccagccGCGGATGCGCCAACTCAACCCGAGGCTACTGAGACCGAAGTGAAAGATAAACAGATTGAGGAGCCACCACAGGAGCAGGAACAACCACAAGCACAAACAGAGGAACAGGGTGACGCGGTTCCTGAGTCGAAGCCTGAGCCGGTGACCGACGAAGCTCCCGCCGGAAGACCTGCTGAGCAAGAACAGCAACAAGAACAGCCAGAGCAACCTGCCCAAGAATCACCGAAACCTGAGGAACCAGCTCAACCCGTCGATTCCACTACTATCGACCAACCCGCCGATACTTCCGTCCCGCAAGACCAGACCGAGAATGACACCGCTGCAGCACCGGTAGAGCAGGctcctggagaagcagcaccGGAACAGTCTGAGGATATGCAGCCAAAACCTACAGAACCAGCTGCATCTGGCGAGACCGCTGTGCCGCCCGCTGCAGTCCCCTCGGAAATGAACACCGGCTTGTCAACACCCCTGCCTACAGAAGAAGTGCTAGAGGACAGGCGCAAGAGGAAGCGTCGCAGCCAGAGTCCTGTGCCAACACCGGAAGCCCTCGCAAGTAAAAAGGCCAAAGCCCTAGACGAGACACCCCGAGTCGTATTGCCGGAAGACCAGGTTTCCGTGGACAAAGAACGTGAGGCACGGGAGGACGGAGCTCCCGGTCCGCAAGAAACCCCTGAAGAACGCGCGGGGCGCGAGACCGCGCCGGAGGAGGCCCCGCCTGTGCAAGATGAAACATCCAAGAAAGGCGCGCCCCTGAAACATGACGTTCGCTTCAAGGGGCTTTTTGCTGCCAAGGAGACGGAGCAGACTCGCCCCGTCTCCCCTCCACCGGCGGATGCGGTGATGGAAGATGCCGACGTCGAGCCTGCCGTGCATGCTGCTACAGCAGCTCTCTATGTCGGCGGATTGATGCGTCCTCTTCAGCCGGTCGCGCTCAAGAACCACCTGGTCAGTCTCGCGTCCCCTCCGGATGCCTCACCCAATCCGGATGTGGTCGTAGACTTTTACCTGGACCCCATCAAGACACATTGCTTTGCTAGTTTCACGTCGGTCTCGGCAGCGTCTCGAGTCCGCACCGCCCTCCATGGTACGGTATGGCCCAACGAACGCAACCGCAAGACTCTATTCGTGGACTTTATTCCGGAAGACAAGTTGTCACTGTggattgagaaggaagaaggatcgCGACAGCGCGGTGGCCCTCCCGCGCGCTGGGAAGTGCGGTATGAGCCAACCGACGATGGCGTAGAGGCTGTTCTCGAGGAGGTTGATCCCCGAAGCGCTTCATCTCAACATACGCGTGCGCCTGACGCCTCAGGCTTTTCTCGTCCGCCGCCTACCGGGCCCCGGGCCGAGATGGGCGCTCCTCGACGTCCCAGTGGCTCAGTCACGGCAGATTCGAGTTCACGACCTGGTCAAGGATTCAAGCCGCTGGATGAACTTTTCATGTCTACTACTACGAAGCCCAAGCTCTACTACCTCCCGGTCCCTCGGGAGGTGGCCGACCGGCGTTTGGATCGGTTCGACGATTTGCTACGAAAGGGCGAGTTTCCCCGACGCGGAGGAGACGAGCGCCGTCGCATCAccttcgaggatgaagatttCTTCGTTGATAATGGACCCGACTTTGGTGGTGGGCGCAACCGACGAGGCCGGGGCCGCGGTGGTCGCGGACGCGGAGGGTTCGGAGATTCGTGGAGAGATGACCGACGCAGTCGGTATTGA